TATTCAAAAACTTACTGCCAGATTCAAGGAAACGAAATATGAAGGCAAGAAGGAAGAAGGATGAAAAATTCACGCATCATTTACCTACGGAATTAATGGattgagtttgattttttttacgTTTTCATCTTTTTTCCACCTTCTCTATAGGAGTAGTAAAGAAGTATAGAGCACTTTTTTGGTTGTTGACCAACAGAAATCATAGGAAGAAAAAATGCAGAATTTACGCAATATTTTTTTCCTAAGTTGTACTTTTAACTTCGTTTCTTCTTTCCATATGAAAAACTAGAAATTAAGCTCTTTGATAAGAATGACAAAGAATTGAATGGGTGAATAACACAAATAGCTATTTAGAGTTGGTATAATGTGGGAAAAAAACGTTCAGTGAATTACATCATTTAAATTACattagtaatgaaaaaaaaatcatcggAAATGTTAATAATTTGTGACTGCTCCTTTGTGTAAGTAGATTTCATGCTTTTTATTTTAGGCGTAAGTATGAGTATATTCGCGATGACATCTTTTCAGTTTTGAAGTTCACAACTCGCGTGATGTGGTCATAAGAAAAGTGAGGTGGCATGTCTGATAGagtagaaaaattatttatcttttttctcatatttttttaattttcatcctAATCTTTCCGTTTATTTTATCTTATAGAGTTCATAACTCACACCTTTATCTCCGtaatttttattcttaatgatATTCATAACTCTCAattcctttaatttcatgtcCATAACCTCCGAGAAATTGATGTATAAATTTATGATTAATCTTGAGAGAAAAGATCATACTCAGAAAATGACTCAATTTGATTCGGTCTAAAATCACTTATTCTTGAGTAAGACACTTTTTTCTCACATGAACTTCGACCTAACAAATGTCAAATCTTACGCGAAGTTCTTTGATtttaatggttttttttttttttttaatttctaattatactgtgaatttttttgggtaaatgttgaagaagcataTCTGATGGAAGACAAAAAATTATCCAAGATATAAGTCAAACGGAAACAAGATATATGCTATTTAAACTATATTccatttcattaattaataaAGATTGTTCGATTTGAAGCTATAAGTTCATGCACCTATTTAGTTTCTCAGATATCGAATGCAATGGAGAttttatagtaaaaataattattagatAAATACCAATTCACCATTTAGAGATATGAATATGTTTTGAAGTAGCTAAACCATATATTGCTTCAGACTTAAAAGTTGCTTCCCAATTGAATATTAAGACTTAGAGGTGCTTCTCtacatgttgaatttatttaattttttttttttttaaaagtgaaacAAAATTGTTCTCCTTCGTTGCAAAGAAGTAAGAAACATTTTTGTTTGAGCTTAGAAAGTTTAAAATACGTAATCAATAAGAAATTTTGGGAGAATGAAAAACGTTTGATGCCATAAAagatcaaaaatgattttttagcatctaataaataatattatagcGAAAAGAAGAATACGGATAGCTATGTTTAAAGACTTTTGAGTTCTTTAAAATAAGGCACATACAAAAAATAATGTTCATAAAAAATAGGATTATTAATTACTTATAGTAAATGATATTTATAATTACTAATGGTAAATAATAATCCGATATAATAATAAATTCTGTAAATTTTATGGTGGAATAGGAAAAGTAAGTAGGTGTATTAGAATAACTATAGTGCAAGAGGAAAAGTTAAGTAAGACTTTTCCAATTTCTAATATAAGCTACACATAAATTGATGTCGCAATCAAATTAAAACTACCAAAAGTGGGAGGCTTTTATTTAGATATATTTTTCtggtttttatatatttatttgtggAGATTGttcatatgtgtgtgtgtgtgtgtgtgtgtgagtttttgggagtattaaaaaaatttcttttatatctagattaatttaaaagaaaactatttcgggatttttttaatctctaaCCACGCAAAGCTCGGATAAGTTGACTAGTGTTGATAAAAGTATCTCTCTCATCCGTCATCATATTATCCTTTTCTTCATGGTATAAAAGgacaattttcttcaaattactAGTAATAAGCCCCAAAATATTTATCGtggttattaaaaaataattatttcaaattatttatcgtttaGAAGttcaatatataattaattattatttattaattttactcttagtataattttataattaataaaaataacacataaataaataaatatttaatggagagaaattataacttagacataaaataaaaataatcaaatatccACCCAgctaatattttatataaaaaaaaaggaaaaaaatagagGAAATACTATTAGAATATCGAAAAGTTTTATGGTGGGTGAGGCACAAATATGACTTGGCAAGTGAGAGtaattttttattgaaaaataatagTGTGTGGGTCCCATTTCTATTAACCCTTTCATCCTTACTCCTTGgtgctatttttttctttttttcttgtggtCATGAAACATTATTGGTGCTATTTGTGGGCCCCTTCTCTACTTTTACAAATCACAAATGAAAccaaatgaaaagaaaacactGCATACAATAGAAATGGTGGGAACTTTTCACCATTTTCCATCCTTTTATTTGGGATCTTTGCAGATCACATCTAAATCAAGTAAAGTAAATTTCACCCAAAGAAAAATATACCATTGCTGATCAGTGCACTCTCAAAGAGATACCCAAAAGTCAAGTAAAGTTACAAGAAACTCTCTTCTAAATGTATAAATCTAtgaacttatttcttctttttttttctcttcaaataAATTGTATTTGTACAATCACATTCTgttgccaaattttcaaataagaaaatgaacGAGCATTAAAGAGTAAGTGGACCCTccaatttaatatatttttatttaacacAAATCTGCTGGGACAATGTCACTtttatatttctctctcttcttagCCTTAAAGTAGAGAAGAGGCCCACAGTCCACTTGTCACTTAATGAACCCCTCACACAAATATTTCATGGCATATCTCACACATAATAAAACTTTTCTTCGAATATCTATTGATAAGTGAATTGACTAATTTCCACATGTCACTATCACCTAGTACGAATTGCCGCAGGAAACACTAAACGGTCGTTACGGCAGCATTAAACGCCTCGACGTTAATCTGCTTCAACTGCACCAACAAAGCCGATGAATCGTTAACAGACGGCAAAATGTTAATTGTCCGTTTGTAAGCACCTAACCACTTGTTTTGCATGAACCGATTTTTTCTCCAAGGAGGAATAAGTAACTCTTTGTTTCTCAAGGATAGCCTAGCACCGTCACTCATTACCTTCAATATACACTTTAACTCTTCGCTTTTACCTACAAAAACATTCGGCAATGACTTCAACAACTGCTCGTAATGATTGGTAGGCCTTGCTATCTCGAACTCTGCTGCAAAATCAAGGTCAATGATGTAACGAGTATTATTATCCGATCGGATTACATCAATGAACTCGTAATTTCCTGCCTTAAGTCCACCAGAACTCTCCCATTTTGTCTTGCATATAGCAGTATTATAACCAAAACCCCTAATAGCCTGTTTGAtcaagcttatttttctcccaaaagtacttattttttcaataagtatttatttgaaaaaaaaatgagtgttTCGGCCAAgttttgaaagtagaaaataagTCTTTTGGAAAGTAGTGCCAGCTTTTTAGCAAAAAAAAGTTTTTcgcccaaaagcactttttgaaaagtacttttgagaaaaaatacaaataaagactttttaaaagttttcaaacactaattgttgctcaaaagtgttttttaattaatttgctTTTTTTCGCTAAAATGCTTTtctaaaaagtactttttaaaataagctgattttagaagtcTGGCAAACAGACTATAAAATATGTCATTACATTTCGCCGTAGGATCGGTTTCACTACAACATAAGGCATATACTTTACGAAAGTTTAGCCATGAATTCAAAAATCGTGGCTAATACCTAGTAATAGccacaaaaatttaaatttcatggCTATCTacaaatttgtaaaatttctTAGCCACGAAAATCAAATTGACAAAGCTAATTCCTCTTTTTTGCTATAATTGCTAACAATCGTGGCAATAATTACCTAAATTGCTACAACATTATTGCTACAATAAAGTTTTGTAGCTGAATCATAAGTTTTTGCCATGCAATAGAAGTTAGTGTAGTAATAGTAACCTTTTAgccacaataaattatttgaaactaTATGTCGTAGCTAAATAATTGTTTTTGCTTCAAGTTATAAACAAGCGTGACAATAGTTAAATTTTATAGCTACAAAGTTTTTGCTATAATAAAATTTCGTAGCTAATCATTGGTTTTTTGCCACAAGTTGAAATTTATTGTAGCAATAGTAACCTTTAGCcacaaaaagttattttaaacaaactattgtagctaaataaatatttttttcgagTACTAACATCCGTGGCAATAGTCTACTAATAGCTACAATAGTTTGTCATCAAGAAATTATATAACCACGGTGGTCATTGTTGTGCTAAAATTTCCGTAGCtaatcttttttcttcaaattatatttgagaataaaagtgaaaaatagtgtGCTTAATAATTACAATTAATTGTCATGACAAAATGAATAATTACAAATTTAGAGTGTCGatgataataaaatatcatagataaccataaattttaaaatagggagtatataacaaaatcaacaatatcatagaGGACGAAAAAAGCTACAAAGGAATTCATattttagaataatattttaaaataatacgGTTGATATCCAAGTAATAGTAAAACAAATTATATTATAAGTCTTATTAAATAAATAGTAGTTGTTAGTccaattataattttgaaaatcaataaATTAAATCTAATTGTAACAATAATGGTTTACCAATTACACTATAATGGTCATGCACTATCTTATTAATTATcctaaattaaattatatagtGAATCTaacaaatgaaaatttaatatgatttatGTAATGAATAATCTTGTATTTCTTGTGACTATTATTTGATAGTTTATAAcacttttaaatattattaagatttatttacaaaaacgtaaataatttaatatggtTAATATATGAGTGTATAAAAAACTAACTAGTATATCATAATtcatattaaataaattaatgatTGTAAGTTTCAAATACAAAATAGATAAACTTGGagttatatttaattaaatttgaatCTCTAACGACTTAACTATTTGCATGTATTTATCTACATTGATCGGTAATATATTCATTTTAAATTAGTATAAAAGTTATTCATGCTATGATCTAATGCTATTTCaataattatcataaatataacTAAACACTATAAATTAAGAATTTAATAGAATTAAAATAGGAGTATATAACAAAAGCAACTATTTCATAAAGGACGAAAAAAGCTATAAAGGAATTCAAATTTTAGAATAatatatatgtcatatatatagttgaGTTTTCCATTTACTTAGAGTAAAGTCTATAATATTTATCATTATTTTCACTGGGTAATTTTCTTTGTCATATATGATAGTTTCATTATAGAATTTgcatataaagaagtaaaagaaagcttaaaaaatatacatataataatatgtAAAGGAAAcacaaattaataatttaatatggTTGATATCAAAGTCCATAGGAAAACTAATTGTATTATAATTCTCATTAAATAAGTATCATATGTAAGTTCCAATTAAATTTTTATACTGTTAAGAAAATTATACGATCAAATCTTTATATAATTGTCATTCATTATCATAATATTTCACTACAACGGCCTGATTTTCTCTGGaatcgatttttcatgttatattttacttctctataacaacattctacctATAAACGACATTCATTATAGCAGTACACTCGTTATAAAATCATCTCTCTATAATAGCCATACTCAAATATTgcgtaataatattttgtaagaaatatattatgtgtaaaaataacatatttaaATATTCATGATAATCATCATTGATGTTATGCAcatagtaaatttcaagtatgaatatctaaaaggaaaaaaattatatttctcaACGGTTTAGtcttacaaaattttaaaatcactTCAAGTGTTAGATTATCACGCGAAATTTAAgaaacaacctacaattgtagaattcttacATTAAacttgaaatgtttaaattttcaaCTAATTTTAAATGCACATGTTTcttagattttaattttttattggtATAGTACAACTAGTCATGGatttattagtaatttattagtcttttcaatttttaattaatgaaatatgaaaatcaattgagattttaaaattaacaagcattttgtttacatttataacataaaaaatatagaaaaataattttttgtgtgcTTTTGGTttaaatgagatctaaatatCAAATGTCGGTATACATACTCTTCACTATAGCAACCATAAAAGACAAACACtgccattatagagaggtttgaatGTATCTAATTAATAACAACTATAGTTTTCTACCAATTACATTGTAATGGTCATGTactattttattaatattcaTACATTAAATTATACACCGAATCTAACAAatgaaaatttgatattttataacacttttttgatattattagaatttatttcaaaatagtaaataatttaatatgctTAATTTATGAGTTTACAAGAAAACTAACTAGTATATCATAATTCATAttaaataattctttttaaGTTTCAAATACAATTTAGATACACttgtaattatatttaattaaatttgaatatCGGACTATAAACAATTTTAAAGGAATACATATATTAGAATAATATTTATTCCATATGAATAGTTGACTCTTTCCGTTTACTTAAAGTAAAGTATATATTCATAATTAGGAGTACTTTGCATTAGgtaattttctttattacctACTTCCGTTACTTTGCAATAAGAAAGGTAAAGGAAACACAAATTAAAGCCCAAATTCTCAAACCTAAATCCCCCCCAGCCGCATACCCTTCCCCACTTTCTCATACCCTTCTTCAACAATTGGGTTGATAAAAGCAAATCAATTGAAGCCCTAGATCGCCCAACGGCCACTAGTCCGTGAGAATGTATGGGTTTAAGTCCTGAAAAGTGAACaatgaaaaaagataaaaagaaagcaAGAGAGAATCCATCGCTTTTATATTCAAAGTATGCTCATATCCTTatattttaagatttttgaatcttcgCTCACACCTATTTGACTCAAGTTTTTGAGTTCAGTCTTATTCCAACAATTTTATTAATATCGTGCCTTATTTTTTATTGGTAGTGAGTGAGATTTTGAAGATTTTAAAGTTGTAATAATCTTTGGGAGCCGTAGTTCGTCGATTGCAACAACAAAGAGACTATACAATATTAGGGAGAAGatctttttttaagttaaaaagtcTACGAGTGtttgtatacatttttttttttgctttgcattttttcttttttttactcTGTTAAATTTTTTGGTAATAGAATTATCTAAGACTTTCTTTTTCGCTTGAATTTCTatgtacacacacatatacttAATTGTTTCTCGCTTCTAAGTGCTAAAATAATTTATCATTAAGTATTGTGGAATGAGAGCATATAAGTGACAAACTAAGACAAGATGTTGATCAAGCTAAAACGGCTTTGGACTCAAACAAGATGGTGTCACAAAAATTGTGTATTGTGACTATGTTGAAATAGAAAAATACAATTAttatttaacttcttttttttggatcaagtACTATTACAACTTGAAAGTGttttagaattaaaaaaaaaaaagaattctttTTATAAAATTCTTGTTACTAACAAAGATTGTGGAAAATTCTTTAATTTGTAGTAATAATGGAATTGTAGAGTGTGTAGCTAAATTTATAATTGCCCTATAAAATTTCACCTTTCGTAGCAAATGAAGAAACATTTTAgctataattttatatatttcatggCTAAAGGTATATATTTTTAGCTACAATATAAAAATGTTTGTGGCAAATACTTCAAATCATAGCTAtgaatttcttgatttgtaaCTAAATATGGATACTATTGCCACGAGACTAGAATGTAAAATAGCCACAAATTTTGATTTTGCGtggcaaataaattaaatattttgctaCAACACAATACCTTGTGGCTACAATATGAAGATagctataaattttatttgtcgtggcaaaagaataaaatcacttactataagatatatttttcatggcAAAAGTTTTTTACCATTACGCTACAACACAAAAAAACTGTAGCAATAAGTATTAGTCCACGGACCTTGTAAAGTTTGTAGCTAACTTTTAGCTACGCTACATTTTGCTACGAATGCTACGGCAAAAAGTTGTGGCTAAAGTGTTTAGCCacgaaaattttcataattagCTACAACGTACTTCGTAGCTATAGATACACAATGTTGTAGTGTTTATTCGActttagaaaggaaaacaattCCAATGCCTTGGTAACCTTAGTCGACAACGAAATTCGAAATAAATCCAGGTCGCTATAGAAGATCAGTTTTGGCACATCTTCAATCACGTCAGTCGAATCGTGCATTGTGTTAAGAGTCCCACATCGTTTATTTAAGGGATGGGTGGTCTCTTTAATACGACTTGAACAATCTTCACCTCTTGAGTTAGCTTTAGAGGTTGTGTTATGCTCAAGATTCATTTCTTTACACGCTGACACATCTTCATCGTCGGAGTTTGAATCGCTCTCCGATAACGCATTCTCCGCCACGTCATC
This portion of the Lycium ferocissimum isolate CSIRO_LF1 chromosome 1, AGI_CSIRO_Lferr_CH_V1, whole genome shotgun sequence genome encodes:
- the LOC132062312 gene encoding uncharacterized protein LOC132062312, with protein sequence MQAYGRMKRVTDPFDDKMKAWIIGRDPQETCYLSSGSEHSAYAVDDDDDDASCGFSNLIFGFPDDVAENALSESDSNSDDEDVSACKEMNLEHNTTSKANSRGLKPIHSHGLVAVGRSRASIDLLLSTQLLKKGMRKWGRAIRGFGYNTAICKTKWESSGGLKAGNYEFIDVIRSDNNTRYIIDLDFAAEFEIARPTNHYEQLLKSLPNVFVGKSEELKCILKVMSDGARLSLRNKELLIPPWRKNRFMQNKWLGAYKRTINILPSVNDSSALLVQLKQINVEAFNAAVTTV